Proteins encoded by one window of Pelecanus crispus isolate bPelCri1 chromosome 8, bPelCri1.pri, whole genome shotgun sequence:
- the CTRL gene encoding chymotrypsin-like protease CTRL-1: protein MAFLWAVACLALTSTVSGCGVPAITPSVHYSERIINGQKAVPGSWPWQVSLQTRWGSHFCGGSLINENWVVTAAHCEFNPYSHVVVLGEYNHNSNTESVQVKTVVRAITNPNWDPYNLNNDITLLKLSSPAQLGPRVSPVCLASANLALPTDLQCVTTGWGRTNTNSQALAARLQQVTLPLISPSQCIQYWGNQITNSMLCAGGVGASSCQGDSGGPLVYQNGNVWTLIGIVSWGNSNCNVHTPAIYTRVSQFRNWIDDVVTQG, encoded by the exons ATGGCGTTTCTGTGGGCAGTTGCCTGCCTGGCCCTCACCAGCACTGTCTCTG GCTGCGGGGTGCCTGCCATCACACCCTCGGTGCATTACAGCGAGAGGATCATCAACGGGCAGAAGGCAGTGCCTGGCTCATGGCCCTGGCAGGTGTCCCTGCAG aCCCGCTGGGGATCCCACTTCTGTGGCGGCTCCTTGATCAACGAGAACTGGGTTGTCACAGCTGCCCACTGCGAATTCAA CCCGTACTCCCACGTCGTCGTCCTCGGGGAATATAACCACAACTCCAACACCGAGTCCGTTCAAGTGAAGACCGTGGTCAGG GCCATCACAAACCCCAACTGGGACCCCTACAACCTCAACAACGACATCACCCTGCTGAAGCTCTCCTCACCCGCCCAGCTGGGACCCCGCGTGTCCCCTGTCTGCCTGGCCTCTGCCAACCTGGCTCTGCCCACTGACCTCCAGTGTGTCACCACTGGCTGGGGACGCACCAACACCAACT CCCAAGCCTTGGCAGCGCGCCTGCAGCAGGTAACCCTGCCCTTGATCTCCCCGAGCCAGTGCATACAGTACTGGGGCAACCAGATCACCAACTCTATGCTCTGTGCTGGTGGGGTCGGCGCCTCCTCCTGCCAG GGTGACTCTGGCGGACCTCTGGTATATCAGAACGGGAACGTCTGGACCTTGATTGGCATTGTCTCCTGGGGAAACAGCAACTGCAACGTCCACACGCCCGCCATCTACACCCGTGTAAGCCAGTTCCGAAACTGGATTGACGATGTTGTCACTCAGGGATAG
- the EXOC3L1 gene encoding exocyst complex component 3-like protein, whose amino-acid sequence MGMSAEDERAASPRDEEWPEVEKAEKLARGAALKWASGVFYCPEKLEGLGQYRSRETQRNSSIQSRLKSTVQSYLEGVSAGLEQLRSAAQEVQSVCQDLEAARWALLDSADRFQGLQQMRALMAEHVQLASVVQVLPQLFSVHEVFSHTLQLLQGQHLLEAHAELMMMEHLRDDILSQLHLRGLSSAQATVLSYFHGLQELNESLAKQLWDIVGSSLRLVREDPVLFVTAVRIIEREEKIDDTLLLEATFLPPGRPKGWRQRFYHILQETITGPHFHAAHVDVEGPGLARHLAALQKGIVSELRVVKDLMVQCVPAHYNILSVCTATYHQALTSHLQDILREDLDKQALFLLLEWALRVYHSPEMMGHPDLLPEVDVSALGPLMSPELVDQTERKYVVKVKASVLEWMQRTLEVEFKEWFREEEPEMDHQGFFQSALPVIVMQMLNENIQVASLITDSLQQKVYNMALEELEAFLGRLREALVQCGKEHQKDRTIPKYYVSYLLAMLNNNLTLSSSVSSLHPDTARREVPTSLRAALDRTQKKACQLLLEELLLDLQPLCLQLPSRKWLAGSQLVSSICEVIDKYAKDFSHVRKPVFMLLLMESELLVASQYLRALMQKKMVCKSKEERGQLCDRLLQDATQLQELFCGLGLDRSQQSLEVVFALRELICLNDPALLSLEVLGFITKYPDVSDEHITTLLDLRGDVSKEVRHVVLEMMAQHPQVLPESYRPIFSTILVPAPELPLCLRKGKCA is encoded by the exons TCAACTGTCCAGTCCTACCTGGAGGGGGTAagtgcagggctggagcagctgcggTCGGCGGCCCAGGAGGTGCAGAGCGTGTGCCAGGACCTGGAGGCTGCGCGGTGGGCCCTGCTCGACAGTGCAGACCGCTTCCAGGGCCTCCAGCAGATGCGGGCACTGATGGCGGAGCATGTGCAGCTGGCCTCGGTGGTCCAGGTGCTGCCCCAGCTCTTCTCGG TCCACGAGGTTTTTTCCCATaccctgcagctgctccaggggcAGCACCTCTTGGAGGCCCATGCGGAGCTTATGATGATGGAGCACCTCCGGGATGAcatcctctcccagctgcaccTCCGTGGGCTCTCCAGTGCCCAGGCAACTGTGCTGTCCTACTTCCATGGCCTGCAGGAGCTCAACGAGAGCCTGGCCAAGCAGCTGTGGGACATCGTGGGCAGCAGCCTGCGGCTGGTGCGCGAGGACCCAGTTCTCTTCGTCACTGCTGTAAGGATCATCGAGCGGGAGGAGAAAATAGATGATACTCTGCTCCTGGAGGCCACCTTCCTGCCCCCTGGCCGCCCAAAGGGCTGGAGGCAGAGGTTTTACCACATTCTTCAGGAGACCATCACAGGACCCCACTTTCATGCTGCCCACGTGGATGTtgaggggccggggctggccaGGCAcctggcagcactgcagaagggCATTGTGTCTGAGCTGCGTGTGGTGAAGGACCTGATGGTCCAGTGCGTCCCAGCTCACTACAACATCCTCAGCGTCTGCACTGCCACCTACCACCAGGCTCTCACCAGCCACCTGCAGGACATCCTCCGAGAGGACCTGGACAAACAGgcgctcttcctcctccttgagTGGGCGCTTCGTGTGTACCACAG CCCAGAGATGATGGGTCACCCTGACCTTCTCCCAGAAGTGGACGTTTCTGCTCTGGGCCCCTTGATGTCCCCTGAGCTTGTGGATCAGACAGAGAGGAAATATGTGGTGAAAGTCAAG GCTAGCGTGCTTGAGTGGATGCAGAGGACCCTGGAGGTGGAGTTCAAGGAATGGTTCAGGGAAGAGGAACCTGAGATGGACCATCAGGGCTTCTTCCAGTCAGCCCTGCCTGTCATTGTCATGCAG ATGCTGAATGAGAATATTCAAGTAGCTTCCTTGATCACGGACTCTCTGCAGCAGAAGGTCTACAACATGGCCTTGGAGGAGCTCGAGGCATTTCTGGGCCG TCTGCGGGAAGCCCTAGTGCAATGTGGGAAGGAGCACCAGAAGGACCGTACCATACCCAAGTACTATGTCTCctacctgctggccatgctcaACAACAACCTGACTCTCAG CTCCTCTGTCTCCTCCCTGCACCCTGACACTGCCCGCAGAGAAGTCCCCACATCCCTCCGGGCTGCTCTAGACAGGACGCAGAAGAAAGCCTGCcaactgctgctggaggagctgctcctggACCTGCAG cccctctgcctgcagctgccttcccGCAAGTGGCTTGCCGGGTCACAGCTCGTCAGCAGCATATGTGAAGTGATTGACAAGTATGCAAAGGACTTCTCCCACGTCAGGAAGCCCGTTTTCATG ctcctgctgatgGAGAGCGAGCTCCTGGTAGCAAGCCAGTACCTGCGGGCACTCATGCAGAAGAAGATGGTGTGCAAAAGCAAGGAGGAGCGTGGCCAGCTCTGTGACCGCCTGCTGCAGGATGCCACGCAGCTCCAGGAGCTCTTCTGCGGCCTG GGTCTGGACCGGAGCCAGCAGAGCCTGGAGGTCGTGTTTGCCCTGCGGGAGCTGATTTGCCTCAATGACCCAGCACTACTCAGCCTGGAGGTGCTGGGCTTCATCACCAAGTACCCCGACGTCAG CGATGAGCACATCACCACCTTGCTGGATCTGCGGGGTGATGTCTCCAAGGAGGTGCGGCACGTGGTGCTGGAAATGATGGcgcagcacccccaggtcctgccTGAGAGCTACCGGCCAATCTTCAGCACCATCCTGGTCCCTGCGCCAGAGCTTCCCCTCTGCCTTCGCAAGGGCAAGTGTGCCTGA